A window of Acinonyx jubatus isolate Ajub_Pintada_27869175 chromosome E4, VMU_Ajub_asm_v1.0, whole genome shotgun sequence contains these coding sequences:
- the DAP3 gene encoding 28S ribosomal protein S29, mitochondrial: protein MLTRTSRLVSGARRLDPGRLLHAGSQAPQSLAAPLDNQAPDDSPRAVSRTSEKDPARHGEQHEGLHYNIPLQDMRTLFPHSLPPRFSMQVKTFSEACLMVRKPALELLHYLKNTNFAHPAVRYVLYGEKGTGKTLSLCHVIHFCAKQDWLILHVPDAHLWVKSCRSLLPSTYNKQRLDQPAEASIWLKNFKTTNERFLSQIKVQEKYVWNKRESTEKGSPLGEVVEQGIMRVKNATDAVGVVLRELKGQSSLGGFRLLVAVDGVNALWGKTTLKREDKSLVAPEELALVHNLRKMVKNDWHGGTIVLTLSQTGSLFKPRKAYLPQELLGKEGFDALDPFIPILVSNYSPKEFESCIQYYLENSWLQHEKAHTEEGKKELLFLSNANPGQLERLCAHL, encoded by the exons TTGGACCCTGGACGACTTTTGCACGCGGGGTCCCAGGCCCCCCAAAGCCTTGCCGCTCCCCTGGACAACCAGGCCCCAGATGATAGTCCCAGAGCAGTTTCCCGCACCAGTGAGAAGGACCCG GCCAGGCATGGGGAGCAGCATGAAGGTCTCCACTACAACATCCCCCTCCAGGACATGAGGACCCTGTTCCCCCACAGCCTGCCTCCTCGCTTTTCCATGCAG GTGAAAACATTCAGTGAAGCTTGTCTGATGGTAAGGAAGCCAGCCCTGGAGCTTCTGCATTACCTGAAAAACACCAATTTTGCCCACCCTGCTGTGCGGTATGTTCTCT atggggagaaagggacaggaaaAACCCTCAGTCTTTGCCACGTTATTCATTTCTGTGCAAAGCAGGACTGGCTTATCCTGCACGTTCCGGATG CTCATCTCTGGGTGAAGAGCTGCCGGAGTCTTCTGCCCTCCACCTACAACAAGCAGCGTTTGGACCAACCTGCAGAAGCTTCCATCTGGCTGAAGAATTTCAAAACTACAAATGAGCGTTTCTTGAGTCAG atAAAAGTTCAAGAGAAGTATGTCTGGAATAAGCGAGAGAGCACGGAGAAAGGCAGCCCTCTGGGAGAGGTGGTGGAACAG GGCATCATGCGGGTGAAGAACGCCACGGATGCAGTCGGGGTTGTTCTCAGAGAGCTCAAGGGTCAGAGTTCTTTGGGCGGGTTTCGCCTCCTGGTGGCAGTGGATGGAGTCAACGCTCTCTGGGGAAAGACCACActgaaaagagaagataaaagccTG GTGGCCCCCGAGGAGCTTGCACTCGTGCACAACCTGAGGAAAATGGTGAAAAACGACTGG CATGGAGGCACCATCGTGCTGACTTTGAGCCAGACTGGATCCCTCTTCAAGCCGCGGAAGGCCTATCTGCCTCAGGAGCTGCTGGGAAAG gaGGGATTTGATGCCTTGGATCCCTTTATTCCCATCCTGGTTTCCAACTACAGCCCGAAGGAGTTTGAAAGTTGTATTCAGTATTATCTGGAGAACAGTTGGCTTCAACATGAGAAAG ctcacacagaagaagggaaaaaggagcTTCTGTTCCTGAGTAACGCAAACCCTGGACAGCTGGAGCGGCTGTGCGCCCACCTTTGA